Proteins encoded within one genomic window of Acidobacteriota bacterium:
- a CDS encoding protease, with protein sequence MIPGPKVALLDEFSASDGDIFAYRFRHYRLGKLVGKRSWGGVVGVRGTLPLVDGGYLNRPEFSRYDLEGKEWVMEGHGVDPDIVVDNDPAREYAGVDEQLEKAIEVILKEMKDRPVKIAPPPPYPTK encoded by the coding sequence GGATGATCCCCGGGCCGAAGGTGGCGCTGCTCGACGAGTTCTCCGCCTCCGACGGCGACATCTTCGCCTACCGCTTCCGCCACTACCGGCTCGGCAAGCTCGTCGGCAAGCGCTCCTGGGGGGGCGTCGTCGGCGTGCGCGGCACCCTGCCGCTGGTCGACGGCGGCTACCTCAACCGCCCCGAGTTCTCCCGCTACGACCTGGAAGGGAAAGAGTGGGTGATGGAGGGGCACGGGGTCGACCCCGACATCGTCGTCGACAACGACCCGGCCAGGGAGTACGCCGGCGTCGACGAGCAGCTGGAAAAGGCGATCGAGGTGATCCTCAAGGAGATGAAGGACAGGCCGGTGAAGATCGCCCCCCCGCCCCCCTACCCCACCAAGTAG